The nucleotide sequence CAAACTGCCCCAGGAAGGAATCATCAGGTCCGCTGAAGACAGCTCCACCAAGATGTACCTTCCACCTGTCCGTCAGAGAATAAACAGCGCTCAACCTTGCCAGATTATCTTTGTCCTTTGTTCCGTAAATATCAAGCAGTTTAAGCTCCAGCATTTCATTGAGAAATTTTACATTCACAAGCAGGGAAAGCGTCGTTGAAGCTTCATCGAAGACAATACCGTCATCATAGTCCCGGATATAACTTTCAAAGACTTGCCCCGATATGAGCCAGTCTCCCTTCGTATAATCAATACCGATAGCACCCCGTACCTCGTCTTTCTTCACCTGTCCGTCTGCATCGAGAGGATCTGCCGTTGAAAAATACCTGCCCCTGTTATAGGCTGATTCTCCACGAATGACAAAACTGCCAAAAGCATTAGAGAAGGAACCGCCATACATATCGCTCTCTTTATAGCGCCTGACAATAGCAGGATTACCGCCAATAGTTTCACGAAAAAAGAGAGGGTTATCTTCCCATGAATGGAAGTAGTTAAGCGTGTAATCCCATCCCCGGGCAAAACCGCTGTATCGAATCCCGTACTCCCTGTCAGCTAAAGTCCCCCCCGGCTCTTCTTCTTCGGCGTGAATAAGAGGCAGCGCGCGTATCGACTTCAAATAGGCAGGCTCGAAGCGATCACCTGATCGGGCAATATCATTGGGCCGGTAATCAGGAATAATGAGCAACTGAAGCGTATCATCTCCCACATAAATATCCCCCCTCACCATCCAGAGAGGAATGCGGCTGTCGATAAAATCATCGAGAATAAATTCCCTGAAATCCTGCGGATTGATAAGGTCGAGCAACTTGAGACCATCCGTTTTTCCCCAGACGACCTGCTGCCTCCCCAAACGGGCTTTAAAATTGTCACCACTATAATCAATATAAAGTTCCCTCACGTCCCCTTCGGAATGAATATCCTCTTCAAGTTCTGTCTCATAAAGTCCGCGCAAAAAGGCCTTTACAGAAATATGTTCTCCCAAATAACTTTTGATCTCCACATCAATGTTCTGCTCATTTTTTTGAACCGTCCCGGATGTCGTCTCCCAGGCACCCTCCAACCTGGCACGGCCGAATATTTCCGTTTCCCCATCCGATGAGGCGGGAAGCAGCAATACAAATGCAATAAAGATAGAAGACGCTTTCTTCACTACCGGCCCGATTCCATTTTTCTCTTTGTAAACCACCCCTCTTTGAGGCCCGTATTTAACTTAATATCCTCAATCTCGATGGATGTGCTGTGACCGGTCTGCTCATTTTTCACATAGATCTTCGTTACAACCCATACATTGCCGATTTTTTTCCAGTCAATGCGTTGCCTCTTTAAAAAGCGTCCCTTACGATCATAAAAATCCGTGCGGTAATCAACAAAGGTTTCCTTATCGATCCACTTTTCCTTCCTGCTGTACATATATTTTTTATTCCCGGGAGTCATCTCTACGACATAACAGGGCCTGCCGTCAAGTGCCTCCTCCCTTAAAAGCTTATGCTCATCGGACTCAACTTTCCTGTCCCCCATATCGTCAAAAGTGAGATCACTTCCCATAAAAGATTTTTCCTTGTCTGAAGCGGCGATACGTTTTATTTTCCTGAGCGCCGGAAGGTAAAGCCACTGGTCGTCATCTTTGCCGGCATCCTGATAACTCCAGTTTAAAAGCGACGTTCCCTTTACGTCCGAGGGCCGGTCGAAGAAGATAATCGATTTTTCTTCAAATCCGCCCTTTTCCTTCATATTTATCCAGTAGCGCCTCGTCTTCCTTATCCGCTCCTGGCCTTTTGAATTAATGAGCTTAAAGGTAGACTTTGAGGTAAGGTCTTTCCCTTCGTCCCTTTCATCCCACCTTTTGACGACTTCAAGCCCCGAAAGTTCACTGCTCCAGGCAGTCAGGGGGAAAAACGCTATGACGGAGAGAACAATAATTCTTTTCATTTCATGCCTCCTTTTTTTGACCATAAACAAAGGCCGGTTTAAAGCGGTTAAGAAGAACGGGCAAAAACATGGCCGCTCCCCCGAAACAGGTCATCATGGTTAAGGATATCATCATGCCGAGTTTCTGCTGGGGCACAAGGTTAGCCGAAAGAAGAACGAGAAAGCCGAGAGCCACGACAAGCGCGTTATACCAAATGGCCCTTCCCGCCGTGAGAAGCGTTGTCCTTGTCACCTCGTGGGGTGACTTGCCGCCTCTCGCTTCGAGCCGGTATTTATTGACCATA is from Deltaproteobacteria bacterium and encodes:
- a CDS encoding outer membrane lipoprotein-sorting protein translates to MKRIIVLSVIAFFPLTAWSSELSGLEVVKRWDERDEGKDLTSKSTFKLINSKGQERIRKTRRYWINMKEKGGFEEKSIIFFDRPSDVKGTSLLNWSYQDAGKDDDQWLYLPALRKIKRIAASDKEKSFMGSDLTFDDMGDRKVESDEHKLLREEALDGRPCYVVEMTPGNKKYMYSRKEKWIDKETFVDYRTDFYDRKGRFLKRQRIDWKKIGNVWVVTKIYVKNEQTGHSTSIEIEDIKLNTGLKEGWFTKRKMESGR